TTTTAGACTattatttgatatatttttattattcagaaactgtattattttattttgaatagtGGCATGAGACTTAGGATTAGGTTTTGGTTTTATATTGTGGCGCCCCAAACCTAGCCGAAACAGACCGACCCAAATCCAGAACATCACATTAGCCACTTTTATGACTCTCCTTACCGATCATCCAATCACACCATAAAAGCAACCATTACATCATCAAACCATGCTTAATCAAGTATTTCTAGTCATGCAAGCCTAAATCATGCTTCAATTAACCCAAATTAGCAATTTAAAAATAAGGGTAAAATGTCATTTTACACATCAGAATAAAAACTTGTAATTCATGAAATTTGGTTCATTCAGTGTCTTGggcattttattttaaattatttgtgaaaattttagattaaaacgacatctaaaactaatttaatttcaaaacaaagtttaaggactaaattgtaaattttacagAATAtccaaataaatttttttaagaaattgAAACTAACATATTGAAATTCAATTTTAAATCCATGTCATGTAAATTGTTTAAAGCATTTTGTGGTGTTTAATGCCTCCAATTTTATGGTGTAAAAATTATGACTTATTTACAACAGATTCAAAACATGCCCAAAACTCTATGAACGTCGTGTCGCGACCACGCGAGTCCCATGTTGTGACATCGAGTCCTTTTCATGACATCCTATATGGTTTGTCGTGACATTGACTAGAAAAATTGCAGAAAAGTTTGCAGCATTTACATTAGGCATTTTGACACTCAAGTACACATACCAAATAGAGATTTCATGTTATTTCCCCTATTTTAACATGTCATTAACTTACATAAAACATGTCAATCATACTTAAATACTCAAAATCATTCATTAACTTGCTTTGACATCCAAATCAGTCACCTATGCTTCATGCTTTTCTAAGTCTCAAATTAAGGTACTCAACATATCAAACTTGCATATATGGCAATTTAAAGTGCATTATAGGTACATATCTTACCATTTGGTCATTTTGCATCTGTCCAAGCCTTTAACACATCATTTAAGCAACTTTTAATCACAAATCACTATGGCACAAGCATGCTATTCAACATATAGTCTAAGCATTCAGCAAGCATACTTCATGCAATCATCTAACCAATTAAAACATccacaaaacaaatataaaatttcTTAAACAATCCATGGAAAGTCCGTTTACAAAACCAAAACAAAAGTAGAGTCTATCCCCTCAAATTTAAACCCACATTGCCATCCcttataaaataaaaaccatCTCACATGTATAATCAAAGTGCATTTTCCTTTGGATCACCAACATGCTCACTTTGTCACTCCACACAAGCTATGCCTTTGTAAAAATAGACACAAAAGAGCGTGATCTTAACCAAGCTCAGTGAGTACTCAATATGCTACAATAAATTACAAACACAAGAGTTAAAAACAAGCATGCTAAATATACTTAACACATAGTATCGTCAACCATCATATCATATTGATACATTGGCAACTTGTAGGGATGAAAATGCATATCAAAGGCTCTCATTTTATACATGGATCTCCATCACACCATGACTCAAAAGAGTCTGAATGTCCCAAGTAAGTGTAGCATGAAACTAACACTCTCCAACATACCAACATATCCCATGAATGGAGCAATGCTCCAGATTCCCTTATCCCTCCACATGTCCCAAATGTCCCAATAGCAAAACATATAGATAAGTACTCAAATTTTATGGTATGCCAACTATATCAAATATTTTCAAAGGTTCACAAGTCCAATATATCCATTTCACACAATAATTTCCTGGTTTGTTCACACTCACACTTATCACTTTCATATAATGCACTACAAGTGCTAACATTTTGCTTATTGAGCCAAACTCATTTTCATACCAGATGTGTGTGCATAAATCAAGCTATCCACAAGGCATATTTAATCACATAAtcaacatatataatcacatcaCACACTTAGCCTTTCACAACACATATAATCTTGTTGATCAAATAATCAAAACTCAAGTAAGAACACTTACTTCTAAGACTTAGATTTGATGATTTTGATCACCTAAGCCCCCATTAACTCATTGTTTTGTGCATTAATTATAGCACACAAGATCACTCACCTTAGCAACTAGCTTCCACAACAAAGCTTAAGTTAGCTTTTGTTTACCTTTGTCCTTACTTGTAGAAGCTCCCAAATGAGTTGGCACTTTACATACACATCAAACACATTACAAAGGCATTACAAACAACAACAAACAAGATTAATTCATTCTAAAATCACAGATCAAAGCCTCTAGATCTCTATACCAAAAACTTAGCTAGTTTTGTCGAAAATACAATTTAACCACTCAAATCTTGTTTCTAAACCTTAATTTCGATCCTAATCTTCCTAAATATCATCTAATTACATATTTAAACctttaattttttacaattacATAGATATCATTTTTCTAAAAAATCAAGTCAAATCAACTTTAAAGTGAAAAGATCATTCAAATCTTTGAAAAAGATTTGTTAAATTAAGATTAAAAACCTTCTAATAGGATAAAAATAGATTGAAAATAGCTTTGAAACAGTACTTTAACTTAATAAAACGAGATTCACCATTTTCAAGCTTAAAATCAACATAAAATCACATGATCGTCTTAATTTAATCTAAGTTAATCCTTTGATTCTTCTCTTCGATAGAGTTTTGATTCAATGATCGTCTTAATTTAATCTTGGATGAGTGTTGGTCACTTCAAGGGTTGTCAAGATTTGATGTTGAAACTGGATTTAAAGAAATGCTCGCTTAAGAATTTGATTTTATTTGGATTCAATGACTTTTGAGACTTAATCATGAATTAATGAAGCCCAAGGGTGGTCAACACTTTTATCTTAAAATGCTTTCAAGACCCTTTGCGGAAAATAAGTTAATGGAGCCCTTGAAATGATAAggagaaaacaaaacaaaacactcTTATATTGCCAAGCCTACATGCAAAAAAGGTGATAAAAACTGATGCTCAAACACAAAAGCCTAAATTACAGGCATCTTTTAGGAGGGATCACCATTTACATAATAAAGCAAACGgctatcattttattttatgccCGCAACCACAAGCTGGTTTTTAACTATTTTGCATAAAAATGTCAGGCATGGCCACTTCCAGGTCCTCCTAGTGTTAGAACCACATCTCCAAGATCACGTCTTATCTTCGATGGAGAAGAAGCTTTAGTTGCCGAATGCAGTCCATTTACTAAAGCTTTCCGAGGACTTTGACTCGGTTCTGGCAATATACGCATTGTTGGTGGGTGGGACTGGGAAGCCTTCACCGGCTCTGAATTGCTTGAGTTTAGAGGCTGAGTGGCAGCAATATGGCTTGTTGATGCAGGTGTTTTAGCAAGTATTGGCTCTCTAGAGATCAAGCCCTGTCCCTAAAgttgataaaagaaaataatgaaatgataataaGATGTATTTGAACAAATGAATTAGAAAGTTCCATTAAGTAATTCAAGAAAAAGCTTAGTTACAGGTGAAAATAAGACCCCTCTCAATATCTTCCCATTAACCGTTGCTGTCATCAGGAAACCCGAATCGAAGGCTCCGTCAACTTTGCCACGAACTTCAGCACCAAGCTAAGGAGAAAAACATTCAATCATGAGAAGCATGAACAAGTGAAAATGAATAAAGCATAAACTCCCAGTAAGAAAATGAACAATGCTAATGGAGTCTTACATATTCATTGCCACAAATTTTAGATAAATAAACAACATAATTTGCACTCAATAGACAGAGGCTTCAACAAAGACCAATGTTTTACCAAGTTGTGAATGGGCCCTGCCTCCATGCGTTTATGTTCCGCAGCTGAGTACTGCGATCCTGTTCTGCCAGTTTGAACAAAATGTTTATTTTGTTCTGGTTTCTGAAGGTTTTGGTGTTCTCTTATAAACTGCAGCTCTTGCCTAGTGTTGTGGACCATATATCTGGTTTCCTTATGGTTATTTGGAACACCGTTAAGCTGACAATGGCTTGGTATATGATGCAACGGCTTAAACAGGTTAAGTTCATGAGACGCTGTGGAATTTGTAGGCTTTTGTGGTGGGGCTTGTTCTTGATCAGATTGTGAGGGCGATGAATGCTGCGAGAGAGAAAGGGAATGTTCTTCTTGTTCCGATTCAACCTCACTTGTCTTTGGATTGGCacttcttttcctttttgaatTTGATGGATCTAAGAGTAACGAATAGATGAAACTTTAACATATTTGAAACATCCAGCTCTATGGCAATGAATTTTGATTCTAAACAAACCTGAACTGGACCGAAAAGAGCGCTTTGCTTCTTGTTCTGCTTCATGAGCTTCCTGTTTTGATACTTCATTATCCCCCAAATACATAGTTCTCTGCTTCAAAATAAAACAAGCATCTCTTTCTTATTACATAACATCATAACAACTAAATGGGGATAGAAATTTTGCAGTTTATACAGCATGTTCGTTACCAAGTTGTTTTGTGCTACTCTGAGGAATCTTCTCTTTTCTTGGTTCCAATGGCTTCCAAAAATTGTACACATGTTATAACGACCATTAGGATGCTGTGTTCCAAGTTCCAAAACCAGCAACTCTTTGATGGGATGTTCATCCTCCCCACACCTACATGCATTAAGGAAAGGTCTATGAAATAACCATGCGAACACAATGTCTAGGGACAATGGAGACTGAGATGTAAAGCAATCATGTAATCAAAAGAACTTACCCTCCATAGATAGCAATGTCTGACTCTGTGAAGACAGCAGTATGAGAAAACCTCCCTTGAGGCTGCTGGCCGCATATATCTAGTTGCGCCCAACAACGAGCACTCACGTCTAGGACCCAAACATCATTGTAGTAGTGTTTATCTCCAACCCCTCCAATAATGAAAaccttcaaaataaaaaatttctctAGGTGTAAACCTTTTCCAAGTCATCATATCCCAAATGAAGTAGTCTCATTATCAATGGTAACTCGGTAACATATGCTACCTTTGTTCCAATACTCACAGCAGCATGTCCTGCTCTAACACCTGGTAAAGAGCCTTGAACAGCCAACTTTACATGAAAAGTTATATAAAAAAAAGTATTATAATTCATAAATCAGTCAGaatttaatttaagttaattccattttttttctttcctataAACTGAATCTGTGAGACTGGGAAAGTAAAACCAATACCCTTGACCAAGTAGAATTGTCCATGTCAAACACATCGACATCTCCATGATATCGATCACCACAATCCCCTCCATACACGACGAGCTTGTTCCCGATTGCAACAGCACTGTGACTGTCTCTAGGGACGGGGATATGACCTCGCACAGTAGGAGAAGTCCATCTCATAGTCCTAAGGTCCAGAACATGTAAATCATTCAAGTAAACTGCTTCACCTTCACCACTACCTCCGAAAATCACTACCTTATCTTCACCAACAAGTGTGGCAGTATGACTTTCACGAGGAGAAGGTGCAACACCGTTACATTCCGCTTGTATCCACTCTTTCGATGCAAGGTCCAGTACATGAAGATCATTTACCTTCTTGGAACCATTAGTGCCCCCAAATACCATCATTTTAGTCCCTACAAGAACAGCACTGTGGCTATCTCTAGGGCCAGGTCCCTGGCCTGTGGTTTCGAGAGTTTTCCATACCATTGTGTTGAGATTTAGCATGAGAACATCACAGAAATGTAGACCTCCACAACACCCCTGTAATGTGTAAAAACAGGCTGATCAACATGCAGAACTTAAAGGGAAAGCATCTTTATATTCCTCGGAAACAATTTCTTGATCTTTTCCTTCATATGGTTTCTCTCCTTTTGATAGAAACAAgcatcaaaatttacaaaattcagTAGTCCTATGGCTCAATAATATAAGCAAAAATATAAAGGTTAAAGAGAGATTAAGGCCAAGTGAAAAACAAGAAATTTAGTGAGTCGCTTCCATTTTGACAACATATGGGACCAGAGAGAGTAAACAAGCCTAATGTTCACACACTGTTTTAAAGCAAAGGATCAAGAAACTCCTCCATGTTACACAGTTTTCCATCCTAGCACAATTTCCTTCATAAAGGTTGAGCAGCATGCACCTGCCAGCTAATACAATATTGTGAAAAAATtaacaatgaaataaaaaaaataaaaaaacttccACCGGGAACTTAGAAGAACTTGCTATACATGACAGATTACAAGCCAAAATTTTAACAATTACAGATTTGCAAAAGAATACTAAttgtccaaaaaaaaaaaagaagagaaagatgaaTAAGGGAAAGGGAAGAAAGGAGGAAATCAAGAGAAAAAAGAGAAATGGAGAATGAGATTGCTGCTTTCTAGTATTATATAAAAGGAGTTCTTCTTTTTTGGTTATCTTATAGAAAGAGAGTTTAGTAGTCATCCTAAATAGTCTTTACTAATTAGAGAATATGCAACCTGAAGGACAAACTTCAGGTAATATACTAACCAGAAGAAGCATAAGAGAAAGTAGTAAGAATTAAAATATATGAAGAAAGTTGTATGTTCCCTTAACTAAAGATAGCCAGATTGCATaaagaaagcaaaaaaaaaaatgatggtAGTACAAAGTATAAATAAAATTACGAGTGAAAAGGTAGTTACAAAACATATActgggaaaaaaaaaatttctgcATTGTTTGTTTTACTGGTAGCTTTGATAAAAGACAAAATTACACCAATGGAAGAATTTAAGTTAATTTAAACATACCCCAAAAACATAAACAACCCCATTAGAGAAACAAGCAGAGTGCCCCCATCTCTCAGAAGGATTAAAACCCGAAACTTTAGGATAGAGCCACTTTGCTTTCTTCTTTGCAGTTTCAGCTCCAAGAGACCCCATTGTTTTTGAGATTGGTGTGTTTTCTTCTCTCTTTCAGGGGTAGTATTTGTCTTTGGTCTTGCTTTAGTTCTACTTCAACACAGTGCTTGACAATGATGAAGCAAGCAGAGGAGAGAAACAGAGAGTCAAAAGAGGACATGAACAAGCCAAGTGATATATCAACTATCAATGTCAATAGACATGAAAAGATGGGCGCTTTCAATCACTGTGGCAACCAACTGCCACACAAGCTTATGGTGAAAACAacattccccccccccccccacccCCTCTTCTATAAAACGTATAGTTtatcttcaaaaaaaaaagataacCATTTATGTAAACATGGGTGAATATGTCTTGATGACTATAAACAAGTGATGTAAAATCAAGGGACTGCCTGTGACTGTTGAGAGTTAATATGGGGCATTCTTTATCTTTTTTATCTTTGTAATTTGAACGACcccatttatttttaaaaatttgtttcTATACTTTTTCACATTTGTCTAACTGAAAATGATGGAGTGTGGGGTTACTGTACTCCGAGGTGTTGTGGAAAATGACTGTGAAGGTGTTATGgagtttctttctttcttcctttctttctcttttttatttATCAATGGTTTTTGTTAGCATGATATTGGGATTGGTGGATGAAATGAGAAGCTCTATTGCCTATCTTTTCTCTGTTGAACTTAAACCCAAGTTTCAAGGTGGGTTTATTGATGATTTAAAGACTAGAAATTGTATCTTCCTCTCAAGGGGTGTTGGGGTATGGGACTTTGTGTTGTGGGGAATTCTTTTTAGTTTTGGGAAATGGAGTGGTGGTGTTGTTACTGTTCCCCCACACCCAAGCCATTGAAAAGGTTTTTGTTTTTTCAATGAGAGGATCCTTCTGTGGGGATAATAAAACATGAGAGACCATGCACCAGATTTCTGCTTTACTGTTCTTAATTACCATTATCTATCtcttcaaaaaaattaattaaaatttggaGCCATATATTATACATAGACCCACATGTCTTATAACACAATCTATTGACAAATAGTACCAGATTTTTGAAGGATGTTTATCAATACAAAAAAAATTTCTTAACCAGCCATGAAAATGAAATGGCAGCTTAATTTTTTCTACGTTATATTAAAAAGGGGAATATAAGACAGGCAAGCCATCAATCATCATCAAATCAACTTCTTATGATTTAACAGCATCAGTCTACCTATTTTTAACTATAGCTTTCTCTGTCGTCCCCTCTAATTGAGAAGATAGTGAATAAtatgaatataatatatatattgtgaGAAACAAAAATATCTGACAAGAAAAtgaaaacataaacataaaaataacattgaTGCTGATGGCGATGGTGATGGAAGGAAGATAAAAGATGAAAGAGTAAGCGACAGGCGACAAACACGGGAGTGTTTTTGAGGTAATGGTGGAAGTTTTAGTTGCCTACCTTGATTCACGTGAGATATATATCATTGTAACTTGTGTACAAATTTGTAAAATGTGAAACTACTACTTTCTACTGTAGCTATAGGACTAgctttcttctctttttcttgaaataacaaAAGAGGTGGGAGACTTGTATCCTTTCGAGAATGACTAATAAAAATACTTACTGTTTTTGTtatcataaaatatattaaaccaGGAGATTGCTCTGGTACAgggttttcaaaaaaattaaaaatgatacTTATAGATCAAATGCTGATGAATACTCAATCAACTATTTATACAGAGACAAATACTGTGTGAGAATCAAACCTGGAAAGCAAAGTTTAACGTTTGTTTAGGACTATGGGTAGGGAAGGGAGCCATGTAGATGAGTCTTAGATACTGTGTGCGAATCAAAAAGTCTAGGAATTGGAGGGGGCATTACCGTTGTGTGCCTGCGTGATGGGTACATGCCGTTGACCCTATAACATGCGAAACCCAATAGCAACAACACCCCTTCAGCTACGGCACTTCTTGGTAAGCACAATCAAGATACTATGTTATGTTCAACCATTTTCAATTCAAAGCACATTGTGAATCTGAAAATGTCATTCACTAATCTCAAAACCTCAATCAATGCACTTGTGTCCTCGATATTTGAGTCTCCACCACTATTATTACAGCAATTTCAATATCTAGAGaataaaagaagaagaatgaagtcAAACTTCTAGCTTCATTTACGTGTTCCCATTACTATACCTTCTCTCAGGAATGTTAGTTACATTACATGCACATTAACCCCAAcaggaaaatatatatttgaactgATGAATGCTTTACAAATTTATACAGATTGGGCCCCATTGTTGAGGatattaaatttcaaaatcaGCTGCTCTTCTCTTTTACTTTAAGACACTTCACAACAATAAAAAAACATTGAGCAACCAATGTGAGATCAATCTAATTACCCCAACATCTTCTAAGTGGATGTGGGAAGAGTTGAAGACATGGAAAATATACAATACGATAGCTCATACATTATTTTTCAGACTGACTGCCTTTGCACTGAAGAAATTACAGCAGCTGTTGACAATTGAAGAAAATAAGTGAGGGAAGACCATCATATGAACAATATAAGCAGAACAATGCCACTAATGATagtaattcaaaaaaaaaaaaaaacaatttagcTACTAACTAAACCAAAAAAGGACTTAAATTATAACTACAATTGAGGATCAAAGGAGAAAAGGCTTCTTTGTTCCTCTGTAGGATTCAACAACCACCGGCAGAACATCCATGCAGCTCCGACTACTGATAAAACGGATAGCATTGCTAGAAATCCAAAATGTGAAACATCGTTTGCAAGTATTACAACTCCCAACATTAAAGACTCGGCTAAACTCGCGACAGATATCTCTGTTGTCCCAATGAGATTTGCTTTGGATGATGGGATTCCTGTTTGAAGTATCTGGGCCCCAACAATATCATATGACATATGTCCCAACCTTGATAATACCTGCATACAGGATGAGAGGATATTTCAAGCATTATTCTGATCTTAAGACTGGTTGGTGTATTTTCTTCTCTCTTTCATATTTTACATGACAATTTCATAATTCCTGGCCTTAGCTATAGTAGCCAAATCTGTTCAAGGCATCAACAAGGATCAGTAAGGCTCCACTGATCAATAGTCATATAGACATTTAGAGAATCTATTTACCTTTTCCAGTCCTATTAGCAGATAAATAATACATAAGGCTATAGACTCAAGCCTTCCTAGATTCCTAATTAACCAAGGCAATTTGGTTTCTACTTAAAGTCAGTAGAGTACAAGAAGAAACATGGAAGTTAAAGAAAATTGTACTTACAATCAAACATAGGAATAAAAGAAGGGGACTCCTCTGGGAAAGAGTTCCACTTTGGTAAACAGCAACAGCTATGGTGAGAAGTGAAGCCTGAAAAGTTAAGCCAACTGCTCCAGCCTGTTTGTAAGGAAATATGACCATTAGAACCAGTACCAAATTTGAATGTTGTAGCCAAAAACAAAAAGAAGAGGGAGAGACAAGAGCCAACCTTTAAAATACCAAATCTCCTAACCAAGGATGCAGATAAGAAGGTTGCTGCAACGCCCATAAAAGCACATAATCCACTAAACCCTCCAATAACAGACGGATTTAGGCCTGTTAAACAAACCCACAAGAACTTCAAGCCAGAACTGAATTTTTGCTAAGGTACAAGGTTTAATTCTCAACTTAAATATAGAATCTAATCTGTTCAAATAATCAGAAGTCATCCAGTACATGGAGATAAAAAATGATTGCAGTTTACAATAAACTATATACATGAAATGACTTCAGGCATATCAGGGCATACAGTGCTTTAAGAGATCAATATTAGACCAAGACACTGCTAATGCCTTCCAAATGATGATGACAATAAGCCCCTCTTCTCTGTAACCAGTATTTGCTTTTCTTATTTTTCCTGCTAAAGTAACTTCTATAGCTAGAGATTGTTGACTGGAACTTCTTTCAATCTACAGAGGGAAGTTCTCCTCAAAACTTGGTTCAAACTGTAGCTAATAAAGAGAACTGCATTTAAAATAGGTCATAATAGATAGAAAAATACCACGCTGAGTTAAAAATGCAGTCATTAAACTGCCTGGAGTAAGAACAACATTGAAGTAGAGGAGCACGTATGCTAGGCTTGCAGGAAGCACTGGCTGCTGTACGTATTCTCTCCATCCATGCTTGATGGCTTCCAAACCTGTATTAACTGGCAATCCAAAAACGGCAATCACTAATTATATCAAGCAAATATCAACCTTTGGAAAGGATGCAATACACTATATAAAGCAAGAAGAAAATTAGGATTCCAAAAGTAATCAGATGATCAAGTTTTACCAAAGTTCTGAGCATCTGGCAGAGGCCCCTCATCAGATGTTCTGCGACTGGCTTGACAACATTTAGCGCGGTCAAGAACTCCAGTAGAAAGCTTGTTTGTTAACCATGTCAGAGAAATCTGGGGAAAAGTGATAGAACTTTGAAGAGAAAGTAGACTGCTTTGTTTGGAAGTTAGATTTAGATCGGCAGGTATGAAGGGGACAGCACAAGATACTGCAAATAGGGATTTATACTCAACTTGGGAGCTGAGTAATTTTATACATTtcatttgaaattgtaaatagcTATAAGTAGCTCCTTAACCTCGTTGTATGGTTGCAGCAGTGATTACTGCCTACCTTTGGACAAATGAAATtagtttataaaaaataataactataataatcataaaagcAATTACCATAATTGGTAACGACCACACCATCAAGCTAGCAGCTAACTTTAAGCATGTTACAGGATCATATTTTGAGAGAAGAATTCCAAACAATGATGTGCCGGCTATCTGTAATTATAGAGGGTCATTAATCTCATTGAAAAATTTTGGCAATGACATGAAAAACATCTTTGACAACTGAAGTTGGTAAATTTTCCAGCATTTGTTTTAGGATTCATGCTCAATGGATTATAAAGTAAACAAAGAACTGTAATGACTTGAAAAAACAAGAAAATTAcacaaaccgacgtttcaaaaatgtaaaagatTTAAAGACTACCTCACAAAGCAGATCAATTCGATTGAGAACAGCATTTGCCTGTGCCAGTGCAATTGGTCTATTTATTCCGGCTAACTGCAAATGCAACTCTAGTTTAGTTTGCACTCCCCTTTCCAATAGATAGATAGCCAATATTACCTGTGAAGAAAACAACAAAAATACACAGGATAGGGTACTACCAGCACAACCCAGTCGCGCTCCATAGCAACCCCCAGAGCCACTCCAGACA
Above is a genomic segment from Gossypium arboreum isolate Shixiya-1 chromosome 8, ASM2569848v2, whole genome shotgun sequence containing:
- the LOC108463063 gene encoding uncharacterized protein LOC108463063 isoform X1 codes for the protein MGSLGAETAKKKAKWLYPKVSGFNPSERWGHSACFSNGVVYVFGGCCGGLHFCDVLMLNLNTMVWKTLETTGQGPGPRDSHSAVLVGTKMMVFGGTNGSKKVNDLHVLDLASKEWIQAECNGVAPSPRESHTATLVGEDKVVIFGGSGEGEAVYLNDLHVLDLRTMRWTSPTVRGHIPVPRDSHSAVAIGNKLVVYGGDCGDRYHGDVDVFDMDNSTWSRLAVQGSLPGVRAGHAAVSIGTKVFIIGGVGDKHYYNDVWVLDVSARCWAQLDICGQQPQGRFSHTAVFTESDIAIYGGCGEDEHPIKELLVLELGTQHPNGRYNMCTIFGSHWNQEKRRFLRVAQNNLRTMYLGDNEVSKQEAHEAEQEAKRSFRSSSDPSNSKRKRSANPKTSEVESEQEEHSLSLSQHSSPSQSDQEQAPPQKPTNSTASHELNLFKPLHHIPSHCQLNGVPNNHKETRYMVHNTRQELQFIREHQNLQKPEQNKHFVQTGRTGSQYSAAEHKRMEAGPIHNLLGAEVRGKVDGAFDSGFLMTATVNGKILRGVLFSPGQGLISREPILAKTPASTSHIAATQPLNSSNSEPVKASQSHPPTMRILPEPSQSPRKALVNGLHSATKASSPSKIRRDLGDVVLTLGGPGSGHA
- the LOC108463063 gene encoding uncharacterized protein LOC108463063 isoform X2; the encoded protein is MGSLGAETAKKKAKWLYPKVSGFNPSERWGHSACFSNGVVYVFGGCCGGLHFCDVLMLNLNTMVWKTLETTGQGPGPRDSHSAVLVGTKMMVFGGTNGSKKVNDLHVLDLASKEWIQAECNGVAPSPRESHTATLVGEDKVVIFGGSGEGEAVYLNDLHVLDLRTMRWTSPTVRGHIPVPRDSHSAVAIGNKLVVYGGDCGDRYHGDVDVFDMDNSTWSRLAVQGSLPGVRAGHAAVSIGTKVFIIGGVGDKHYYNDVWVLDVSARCWAQLDICGQQPQGRFSHTAVFTESDIAIYGGCGEDEHPIKELLVLELGTQHPNGRYNMCTIFGSHWNQEKRRFLRVAQNNLRTMYLGDNEVSKQEAHEAEQEAKRSFRSSSDPSNSKRKRSANPKTSEVESEQEEHSLSLSQHSSPSQSDQEQAPPQKPTNSTASHELNLFKPLHHIPSHCQLNGVPNNHKETRYMVHNTRQELQFIREHQNLQKPEQNKHFVQTGRTGSQYSAAEHKRMEAGPIHNLLGAEVRGKVDGAFDSGFLMTATVNGKILRGGQGLISREPILAKTPASTSHIAATQPLNSSNSEPVKASQSHPPTMRILPEPSQSPRKALVNGLHSATKASSPSKIRRDLGDVVLTLGGPGSGHA
- the LOC108461215 gene encoding solute carrier family 40 member 3, chloroplastic-like isoform X2; this translates as MAMAAITNPQLSFNLFNCSVTGREASISRQTASRIRYRFSSSRWLSLNSSSATNRSFDSFKSRCSIVNTDVHLNHVAVEDEDISTVDIGCCTTPIVQLKSDVLEAESLSMLTGDTYVDSLLTTLPVLTEEEQKTLAATPAHPEGLYAFYASCLAGNLVEQLWNFAWPSAIALLHPSLLPVAVMGFLTKLVIIIGGPLVGKLMDHSPRVPSYIFLNVVQASAQLLSAAMIIHAHTVSPASTSSILLRPWFAVLVLAGAIERLSGVALGVAMERDWVVLLAGINRPIALAQANAVLNRIDLLCEIAGTSLFGILLSKYDPVTCLKLAASLMVWSLPIMISLTWLTNKLSTGVLDRAKCCQASRRTSDEGPLPDAQNFVNTGLEAIKHGWREYVQQPVLPASLAYVLLYFNVVLTPGSLMTAFLTQRGLNPSVIGGFSGLCAFMGVAATFLSASLVRRFGILKAGAVGLTFQASLLTIAVAVYQSGTLSQRSPLLLFLCLIVLSRLGHMSYDIVGAQILQTGIPSSKANLIGTTEISVASLAESLMLGVVILANDVSHFGFLAMLSVLSVVGAAWMFCRWLLNPTEEQRSLFSFDPQL
- the LOC108461215 gene encoding solute carrier family 40 member 3, chloroplastic-like isoform X1, whose amino-acid sequence is MAMAAITNPQLSFNLFNCSVTGREASISRQTASRIRYRFSSSRWLSLNSSSATNRRYSFDSFKSRCSIVNTDVHLNHVAVEDEDISTVDIGCCTTPIVQLKSDVLEAESLSMLTGDTYVDSLLTTLPVLTEEEQKTLAATPAHPEGLYAFYASCLAGNLVEQLWNFAWPSAIALLHPSLLPVAVMGFLTKLVIIIGGPLVGKLMDHSPRVPSYIFLNVVQASAQLLSAAMIIHAHTVSPASTSSILLRPWFAVLVLAGAIERLSGVALGVAMERDWVVLLAGINRPIALAQANAVLNRIDLLCEIAGTSLFGILLSKYDPVTCLKLAASLMVWSLPIMISLTWLTNKLSTGVLDRAKCCQASRRTSDEGPLPDAQNFVNTGLEAIKHGWREYVQQPVLPASLAYVLLYFNVVLTPGSLMTAFLTQRGLNPSVIGGFSGLCAFMGVAATFLSASLVRRFGILKAGAVGLTFQASLLTIAVAVYQSGTLSQRSPLLLFLCLIVLSRLGHMSYDIVGAQILQTGIPSSKANLIGTTEISVASLAESLMLGVVILANDVSHFGFLAMLSVLSVVGAAWMFCRWLLNPTEEQRSLFSFDPQL